In a single window of the Alphaproteobacteria bacterium genome:
- a CDS encoding DotU family type IV/VI secretion system protein, with translation MFTSEEVKSFILEDFKQFYAEVVKMKSWAINNTLPLAIRKKYEGEEDEKALILAISQRLVSYLENQALMTSRQGGDFASAYYEEAQYVMAALADEVFLNTNWSGKDSWDDYLVESKLFSSHVAGDQFFDKLDEFLDLRDPANVDIATVYYFSLALGFQGKYRGLDAKKTLDDYKQRLFLFITRRRPQLFAGKRRLFPEAYSHTLDESIPKKLPNPRFWMILLGMLVMVLTVASYVIWRVAISGLFAIADKIISAAGKV, from the coding sequence ATGTTTACGAGTGAGGAAGTAAAGTCATTTATTTTAGAAGATTTTAAGCAATTTTACGCTGAAGTCGTAAAGATGAAGAGCTGGGCCATTAATAATACCCTTCCTCTTGCAATAAGGAAAAAATATGAAGGAGAAGAGGACGAGAAAGCTCTTATTCTCGCCATCTCTCAACGCCTCGTTAGCTACTTAGAAAATCAAGCTCTCATGACTTCTCGACAAGGCGGAGATTTTGCATCAGCATATTATGAAGAAGCGCAGTATGTGATGGCTGCTCTAGCAGACGAAGTTTTTCTCAATACCAACTGGAGCGGCAAGGACTCTTGGGACGACTACTTAGTAGAATCTAAACTTTTTAGCTCCCACGTAGCGGGAGATCAGTTTTTTGACAAACTCGATGAATTTCTTGATTTACGAGATCCTGCAAATGTAGACATTGCAACCGTTTATTATTTTTCACTCGCCCTAGGATTCCAGGGGAAATATCGCGGCCTCGATGCTAAAAAGACCTTGGATGATTATAAGCAAAGGCTGTTCCTCTTCATTACACGCAGAAGGCCTCAACTCTTTGCAGGAAAGCGACGTCTTTTTCCTGAGGCCTATTCTCATACTTTGGATGAAAGCATCCCTAAAAAACTGCCCAATCCTCGATTCTGGATGATTCTTTTGGGTATGCTCGTAATGGTACTTACTGTTGCCTCTTACGTTATTTGGAGAGTCGCAATTAGTGGGCTATTTGCAATCGCAGATAAAATAATATCTGCGGCTGGGAAGGTGTAA
- a CDS encoding type VI secretion system baseplate subunit TssK, whose amino-acid sequence MGGATINPVQWAEGALLTPQHFQHLTRCWRLESSYYLNYMSPFYWGVTGFKYDEALLVSGKFRILEIDAILPDGLVISSTGTSETALELDLKAISDQMVEKPLTIYLAVPAYRPNEANVSGDFPRYHSVEGKPSINDETGEGAVSIPELKPILSLVPSNEALPPRYVSIPLVQAQYKDDAFTLTPFIAPRLYLEQESTLGQIISPILKQLREKAAFLSEKVSSLQIVEEAAVIQEFNSILTTITRAVPPLEALLLTNKTHPYVLYVALCQLAGELGTLRKGQVPPIFAAYNHNDLHFTFNQVITFIDRMIALIQENYTVIPFALEKDQFNLQLQPDWVSEDYFIIGIRQSLDMVTKDVVDWLNEAVIASETYVKSVRDKRILGTERSLIEADEEMQLVAPKGVVLVKVKKDSAFINPDEKLFVFNLSDTEENRPSEIVLYVQKKS is encoded by the coding sequence ATGGGGGGGGCAACTATCAACCCAGTTCAATGGGCCGAGGGAGCTCTATTAACGCCTCAACATTTTCAGCATCTGACACGGTGTTGGAGGTTAGAGAGTAGCTATTATCTCAATTATATGTCTCCCTTTTATTGGGGCGTCACAGGATTTAAGTACGATGAAGCGCTTCTTGTAAGCGGAAAATTCCGTATACTTGAAATTGATGCTATTCTACCAGACGGCCTCGTAATTTCTTCAACAGGAACTTCTGAAACTGCTCTCGAGTTAGACCTTAAGGCTATCTCTGACCAAATGGTTGAAAAACCTCTCACCATATATTTAGCTGTGCCTGCTTATCGTCCCAATGAAGCAAATGTTTCAGGCGATTTTCCACGCTATCATTCCGTTGAAGGAAAGCCCTCCATAAATGACGAGACGGGGGAAGGAGCTGTTTCTATACCAGAGTTAAAACCAATTTTGTCTCTTGTTCCCTCCAATGAAGCACTGCCTCCAAGGTATGTTTCTATCCCACTGGTACAAGCACAATACAAGGATGATGCCTTTACTCTGACGCCATTTATTGCACCACGCCTCTACCTAGAACAAGAGTCTACTCTTGGGCAAATCATATCGCCCATTCTGAAACAACTGCGCGAAAAAGCGGCTTTCCTTTCGGAAAAAGTCTCTTCACTTCAGATTGTGGAAGAAGCAGCTGTCATCCAAGAGTTTAATTCTATTCTGACAACGATTACACGTGCGGTGCCCCCCTTAGAAGCACTACTCCTTACCAATAAAACACATCCTTACGTTCTCTACGTAGCTTTGTGTCAACTGGCAGGTGAATTGGGCACCCTTAGAAAGGGGCAAGTGCCTCCTATCTTTGCCGCCTATAATCACAATGACCTCCACTTCACATTCAACCAGGTGATCACTTTCATCGATCGCATGATTGCTCTTATTCAAGAGAATTACACTGTCATTCCTTTCGCCCTTGAAAAGGATCAGTTCAACTTACAGTTGCAGCCTGACTGGGTAAGTGAAGACTACTTCATCATTGGCATTCGTCAATCTCTAGACATGGTGACAAAAGATGTAGTGGATTGGCTGAATGAGGCTGTTATTGCTTCAGAGACTTACGTAAAATCTGTTAGAGACAAGCGCATCCTTGGAACAGAAAGAAGTCTTATTGAAGCAGATGAAGAGATGCAACTTGTAGCTCCCAAAGGAGTCGTTCTGGTTAAAGTAAAGAAGGACAGCGCCTTCATCAATCCAGATGAAAAATTATTTGTTTTTAATCTTTCAGATACAGAGGAAAATCGTCCTTCTGAGATTGTGTTGTATGTTCAGAAAAAGAGCTAA
- a CDS encoding helix-turn-helix transcriptional regulator — protein sequence MSFDNKPAFDYNLAQVPVLTELCRPLFETFGLTAFAHIKITNDGHMLRLATNDAWERVFYEKRFYNEHDMFQHLRDNLKLNESKTIIAMGDPKGAHCNALFDHDIWNTFSIYKRHKHFIEGYAFGTTRNKTEILDLYLNQSKYLKMFAVYFQDKAKDILEPNNVNKMIHLDTSNSAYFSNVNAEKLKQFEALTNTKKIIVTGKKGFTSLTRRETECLESISNGLSTKEIANHLGLSTRTIEYYVNNIKTKTQYKNKSDLISIFKNSMYYESTCS from the coding sequence GTGAGCTTCGATAATAAACCTGCATTTGACTACAATCTTGCGCAAGTTCCCGTATTAACTGAACTTTGTCGCCCTCTTTTTGAAACGTTTGGCCTCACGGCTTTTGCGCATATCAAAATTACAAACGATGGGCATATGCTGCGCCTTGCAACTAATGATGCCTGGGAACGTGTGTTCTATGAAAAAAGATTTTATAACGAACACGACATGTTCCAACATTTGAGAGACAATCTTAAGTTAAATGAATCTAAAACCATTATCGCCATGGGAGATCCTAAAGGAGCTCACTGCAATGCCTTATTTGATCATGATATATGGAATACGTTCAGTATATATAAGCGGCACAAACATTTCATTGAAGGATATGCTTTTGGAACCACGCGAAATAAAACGGAAATTTTAGATCTCTACCTAAATCAAAGTAAGTATCTAAAGATGTTTGCGGTCTATTTCCAAGACAAGGCAAAGGATATTTTAGAACCCAATAATGTGAATAAAATGATCCATTTAGATACAAGTAATTCCGCCTATTTTTCCAATGTTAATGCGGAAAAATTAAAACAATTCGAAGCCTTAACAAATACAAAAAAAATTATTGTAACCGGCAAAAAAGGCTTCACTTCCTTAACACGCAGAGAAACTGAATGCTTAGAAAGTATCTCCAATGGCTTATCGACAAAAGAAATTGCAAATCATTTAGGACTTTCAACAAGAACGATTGAATATTACGTAAATAATATTAAAACAAAAACTCAATACAAGAACAAATCAGACTTAATTTCTATATTTAAGAATAGCATGTACTATGAATCAACATGTTCTTGA
- a CDS encoding SPOR domain-containing protein, giving the protein MDQDKPTPPPAGSTAGEQHAPKKEAPKASSQKESPHWREKVDPVPQFLTNDKKTQKSSDPRLKTEFAQEEFEEEIDEQQYVLSLGQRPLLGFAFSLCLLGVLFFVGGFLTALSLVAYHAAFRTSVEQTGEWFWSKPGNASELIQEYGPNVNIKERITIHEKQEAPRTKYHIKLPETVHKPVNIPESHKDTPHKAPVAKTPEKAHYALQLGAFKQEEYAHKLAREYRNKGHSPVIRRGKDQTGRILFYVTLGTYSASHEAKKAAQEVSKKMGTQNIPIVILNPEQLDDPN; this is encoded by the coding sequence ATGGATCAAGATAAACCAACGCCTCCTCCCGCTGGGTCTACTGCTGGTGAGCAGCATGCCCCGAAAAAAGAAGCACCGAAAGCTTCTTCTCAGAAAGAATCGCCCCATTGGCGAGAAAAAGTGGATCCTGTTCCTCAGTTCCTCACAAATGATAAAAAGACCCAAAAATCTTCAGACCCGCGATTGAAAACAGAATTCGCCCAGGAAGAATTTGAAGAAGAGATCGATGAGCAACAATATGTCCTTTCTCTCGGCCAGCGCCCCCTCCTAGGGTTTGCTTTCAGCTTGTGCCTTTTGGGCGTTTTATTCTTTGTAGGAGGATTTCTTACTGCCCTAAGCCTTGTTGCCTACCACGCTGCTTTTAGGACATCCGTTGAACAAACCGGCGAATGGTTTTGGTCAAAACCAGGGAATGCATCAGAGCTTATCCAGGAGTACGGCCCAAATGTTAACATTAAAGAACGCATTACGATCCATGAAAAGCAGGAAGCTCCTAGGACTAAATACCATATTAAACTTCCAGAAACGGTGCACAAACCTGTAAATATTCCAGAATCCCACAAGGACACTCCCCATAAAGCACCTGTGGCTAAAACGCCTGAGAAGGCTCACTATGCATTACAGCTCGGGGCCTTTAAACAAGAGGAATACGCCCATAAACTGGCAAGGGAGTACCGAAACAAAGGACACAGTCCTGTGATCCGGCGCGGAAAAGATCAAACCGGAAGAATCCTGTTTTATGTGACTCTGGGGACCTATAGCGCCTCCCACGAAGCAAAAAAAGCTGCTCAAGAAGTTTCTAAGAAAATGGGAACACAAAATATTCCAATTGTTATCTTAAACCCAGAACAACTTGATGATCCTAATTAA
- a CDS encoding DUF4280 domain-containing protein yields MPPLVVEGSICQCIMGVTPMALVVMPISLTIADFLPAANIGNCIPFAEVEPYSMCISMANPEVASATAAAFGVLIPMPCTPITTSPWIPGAINVLLGGLPALVQGCMLICDYAGVIMIEIPIAFNVEIL; encoded by the coding sequence ATGCCACCACTTGTTGTAGAAGGGTCCATTTGTCAGTGTATCATGGGCGTCACACCTATGGCTCTCGTGGTTATGCCCATTTCCCTGACCATTGCAGATTTTTTGCCAGCCGCCAATATCGGTAACTGCATTCCCTTTGCCGAAGTGGAACCCTATTCCATGTGTATCAGCATGGCCAATCCCGAAGTGGCCTCTGCTACAGCTGCTGCCTTTGGCGTCCTGATCCCCATGCCCTGTACACCTATTACGACCTCTCCCTGGATTCCTGGCGCCATCAATGTTCTTTTGGGAGGCCTTCCGGCCCTCGTACAAGGATGTATGCTTATTTGCGACTATGCTGGCGTCATCATGATCGAAATCCCGATCGCTTTTAATGTGGAAATACTATAG